In Nocardia sp. NBC_01327, the genomic stretch CATATCAAGGCCCAGAACCAGGACGCGTGCTTCGAACTGGCGATGGCGGTGGCAGACCGGCTTTCCGGCGCCGTCACCATTGTCGATCAGACCGTCGGCTTCCGATATTTCGAACAGCGCGATCTGCTCGGATTCGTGGACGGCACCGAGAATCCCGAGGGCCGGCTCGCGGTGTCGGCCGCGCTGATCGGCGAGGCGGATGCCGAGTTCGCCGGTGGCAGTTATGTAATCGTGCAGAAGTATCTGCACAATCTCGCCGACTGGAAGGCCCTGTCCGTCGAGGAGCAGGAGCGGGTGATCGGCCGCACCAAGGCCGATGACTTCGAACTCTCCGATGCGGCCAAACCGGCGAATTCCCATGTGGCCGTGAATGATCAAGATGACAATGGAACCATCCTGCGCGCGAATATGCCGTTCGGCAGTGTGATGGACGGCGAGTTCGGCACCTACTACGTCGCCTACGCCGCCACCCCGGCCGTGACCGAGCTGATGCTCGAGCGCATGTTCCTGGGCACCCCCGACGCCGCGTACGACCGCATCCTGGATTTCTCCACCGCCGTCACCGGCACGCTGTTCTTCACCCCGTCCGCGGGGTTCTTCGACGCGCTGCCGGACGCACCCGCGCCGGCGGCCGCGGAGGTCCCGGCATCCGTGGCAACCAATGGCGTTGTTTCCCAGGCTGGTTCCCTGGGTATCGGCACGTTGAAAAGGAGCTGAAATATGAACAATCTGCACCGCGAACTCGCGCCGATCACCGCCGCCGCCTGGACGGCGATCGAGCAGGAGGCGACACGCACCTTCAAGCGGCACATCGCCGGTCGCCGCGTGGTCGATGTCTCCGGCCCGCACGGCACCGACTACTCCGCGGTCGGCCTGGGACGCACCACCGCCATCGGCTCGCCCGGTGAGGGGGTGCAGGCCCGCCAGCGCGTGGTGCTGCCCCTGGTGGAACTGCGTGTCCCCTTCAAGCTTTCGCGTGCGGAGCTCGACGATGTGGAGCGCGGCGCGCAGGACACCGATCTGGAGGCCGTGAAGGATGCGGCCAAGAAGATCGCCTTCGCCGAGGACCATGCCATTTTCGAGGCCTACCCGGCCGCGGGCATTGTCGGCGTCCGCGCCGCCACCTCCAATGAGCCGGTGAAACTGCCGACCGATCCGCGCCTGGTTCCGGAAGCGGTGGCGCAGGCGCTGAGCGAGCTGCGGCTCGCGGGTGTGGACGGCCCGTATTCGGCGCTGCTGTCCGCGGATCTCTACACCGCGGTCAGCGAGACCTCCGATCACGGCCACCCGATCCGCACGCATATCGAGCGGCTGATCGACGGCGACATCATCTGGGCCCCGGCCATCGACGGCGCTTTTGTGCTCTCCACCCGCGGCGGCGATTTCGATCTGCAGATCGGCCAGGACCTGTCCATCGGCTATCTGTCGCACGATGCCGAGTCCGTCGAGCTGTACTTCCAGGAGAGCCTGACCTTCGTGGTCTACACCGCCGAAGCCGCAGTCGCACTGGAGGCGTGAGCGCGCGCCCATCCGCCGGTAACCCGTATCGCTGGAGGCAAGACCACACCGAGAGGTACGGTGACGCGCAGCAACGTGCGGGAGGCGGGTCGACGATGGTGCGCGGGGAATGACGATGGTGCGGGCCGGCGTGGTGCCCGGGCGTCGTGCCGTGTTCTACGGAATCGCGGGACTGTTGGTGACGTCCGGGATCGTGGCCGTCACCATCGGGGTATTCGGGCTGAACCGGGTGTTCACGGGGATCCTGCTGGGCGTCGCGGCCGGAGTGGGACTGCTGTTCCTGCTGTTCGCGCGGGACGGGGTGGTGCTGACCGATCAGTCGATCGTGCGGCGGACGCCGTGGGGCGCGGCCACCATCGACTGGGATCGGGTGGTGGCGGGCCGCTTCGCGCTGGACGAAAAGTCGCGCTGGTCCCTGGCTTTGGACCTGAACGGCGGCGACGAACAGCACGGGGAACTGGTGCTGCTGTCCATTCCGCCGGTGCAGCGGCCCATTGCGAATGCCTACGATATGCGCAAGCGCGAGCAGGTCAATGAGATTCGAAGCATTCTGCGCCGCAAGCAGATTCCGGTGATCCTGCTCCCGGAGATCGCCGAGGCGCTCACCCAGCATTGGCGGCTGGCTCCGCCCACCCGCTGAGACCGCGCCCACCCGCCGAGGCCGCGCGCAGCGGCTGGGTAGGGTGTTGGCCGTGATTCGCACAGCGGCACTGGCATACATTCGGGATCGTCGTCTGCTGCAGACCAGGTCCACCGGCAAGGACGTCTTCTACATGGCGGGCGGCAAGATCGATCCGGGCGAGACCCCGGAATCGGCGCTGCACCGCGAGATTCGCGAGGAGCTCGGCGTCGGCGCCACCGAGGTCGCCGAACTCGGCGT encodes the following:
- a CDS encoding family 1 encapsulin nanocompartment shell protein, which produces MNNLHRELAPITAAAWTAIEQEATRTFKRHIAGRRVVDVSGPHGTDYSAVGLGRTTAIGSPGEGVQARQRVVLPLVELRVPFKLSRAELDDVERGAQDTDLEAVKDAAKKIAFAEDHAIFEAYPAAGIVGVRAATSNEPVKLPTDPRLVPEAVAQALSELRLAGVDGPYSALLSADLYTAVSETSDHGHPIRTHIERLIDGDIIWAPAIDGAFVLSTRGGDFDLQIGQDLSIGYLSHDAESVELYFQESLTFVVYTAEAAVALEA
- a CDS encoding Dyp-type peroxidase, whose translation is MGEPQPLLDPLTPAALFLVATIDEGGEAAVRDLLAELPGLRRSVGFRVPGAGLGCITSIGSAAWDRLFAGPKPAELHEFPGYVGDRHQAPVTPGDLLFHIKAQNQDACFELAMAVADRLSGAVTIVDQTVGFRYFEQRDLLGFVDGTENPEGRLAVSAALIGEADAEFAGGSYVIVQKYLHNLADWKALSVEEQERVIGRTKADDFELSDAAKPANSHVAVNDQDDNGTILRANMPFGSVMDGEFGTYYVAYAATPAVTELMLERMFLGTPDAAYDRILDFSTAVTGTLFFTPSAGFFDALPDAPAPAAAEVPASVATNGVVSQAGSLGIGTLKRS